A window of the Dictyostelium discoideum AX4 chromosome 4 chromosome, whole genome shotgun sequence genome harbors these coding sequences:
- the cwc2 gene encoding pre-mRNA-splicing factor cwc2, which produces MTSKKQKSSIDTITPTPPNTTTTTTTTSTTATTKDKKKSKKPKSSGLTKVGADIIELQASLLNRPARKQATHVNSRYEDHDTDTTEYNIWYHKKLGNRNWKDRDVSETRCNVLKDCGKTRANKDANFCCYFARGKCINGADCTSLHRIPTPEDDKRLRLTHDIFGRERHKTDRDDMNGVGSFSRDNRTLYIGGIKTNVSGSLEDMVRKNFEEWGRIEYVRVITNRSISFVRYLTRSSAEFAKEAMTDQTLDNGELLNIRWATEDSNPYAKKVDERNLHRVATEVINKRIREMTPDDQSALKYQMTGQYPNTDQQYDQNGQPINASPSTPYQLQYRGSTKYEAHPYARQYNNDLQKRVQSGETVDVAPLNGVGNYYSHSVGTMNQELQKQQYDNYMQQYYQAYGYDYSKLSDDQKLQLQQYFQSYYYGNQQEQQQQETQQIQNNNENNNDNEEEDDDDEDDDDDNEDDDNDNEETKDNKNDKVENKEEENKEVQEKINTESKEDTKNEEQEKKEEKEKTDSDNIVNKED; this is translated from the exons atgacATCAAAGAAACAAAAATCATCAATAGATACAataacaccaacaccaccaaatacaactactactacaacaacaacctcaacaacagcaacaacaaaagataaaaagaaaagtaaaaaaccaaaatctaGCGGATTAACTAAAGTAGGAGCAGATATTATAGAATTACAAGCATCATTATTGAATAGACCAGCAAGAAAACAAGCTACACATGTAAATTCAAGATATGAAGATCATGATACAGATACCACTGAATACAATATATGGTATCATAAGAAATTAGGTAATAGAAATTGGAAAGATAGAGATGTTTCAGAGACTAGATGTAATGTTTTAAAGGATTGTGGTAAAACACGTGCTAATAAAGACGCAAATTTCTGTTGTTACTTTGCAAGGGGTAAATGTATAAATGGTGCCGACTGTACATCCCTTCATCGTATACCAACTCCTGAAGATGATAAACGTCTAAGATTAACTCATGATATATTTGGTAGAGAAAGACATAAAACTGACAGAGACGATATGAATGGTGTTGGTAGTTTTAGTAGAGATAATAGAA cATTATATATTGGTGGTATTAAAACCAATGTTAGTGGATCACTTGAAGATATGGTAAGAAAGAATTTTGAAGAATGGGGTAGAATTGAATATGTTCGTGTAATTACTAATAGATCGATATCATTCGTTAGATATTTAACAAGATCGTCAGCAGAGTTTGCCAAGGAGGCAATGACAGATCAAACATTGGATAATGGTGAATTGTTGAATATTAGATGGGCAACAGAGGATTCGAATCCATATGCCAAAAAAGTGGATGAAAGAAATTTACATAGAGTTGCAACAGAGGTTATAAATAAGAGAATTAGAGAGATGACACCAGATGATCAATCTGCTCTTAAATATCAAATGACTGGTCAATATCCAAATACTGATCAACAATATGACCAAAATGGTCAACCAATTAATGCATCCCCCTCGACACCTTATCAATTACAATATCGTGGTAGTACTAAATATGAAGCTCACCCATATGCAAGACAATACAACAATGATTTACAAAAGAGAGTACAATCTGGTGAAACGGTCGATGTTGCACCTTTAAATGGTGTTGGTAATTATTATAGTCATTCTGTTGGTACTATGAATCAAGAActtcaaaaacaacaatatgATAACTATATGCAACAATATTATCAAGCTTATGGTTATGATTATTCAAAACTTTCTGATGATCAAAAattacaacttcaacaatattttcaatcttattattatggtaatcaacaagaacaacaacaacaagaaactcaacaaattcaaaataataatgaaaataataatgataatgaagaagaagatgatgatgatgaagatgatgatgatgacaaCGAAGATGACGacaatgataatgaagaaacaaaagataataaaaatgataaagtaGAAAacaaagaagaagaaaacaaAGAGGTacaagaaaaaataaatacagaAAGTAAAGAGGATACAAAAAATGAAGAacaagaaaagaaagaagaaaaagaaaaaacagaTAGTGATAACATTGTCAACAAAGaagattaa
- the CYP508A4 gene encoding cytochrome P450 family protein: MIMLIKVFVLLLVVYILHNSYKKYKKLDKNELKGPTPIPVLGNLHQLSSLPHRDLSKMTKDYGDIFRVWFADLYTVVISDPVLIRKIYVENHESFRDRPKIPSMKYGTYYHGTAASMGEDWVRNRGIVSSAMRKSNIKHIYEVINNQVDVLMSTMKKYEKRSEPFEPRYYMTKYTMAAMFKYIFNEDIGEDEDIHTGEIQKIMGPMNQVMEDFGTGSLFDVLEISQTFYLKWLELTEKNFPLLLKFFNGRYEQHLETIKPESPRDLLDILINEYGTNTHDDYLNIASTVLDFFFAGTDTSSTTLEYLFLMMANYPEIQDKVHQEVKSYLKQIGKDKVELNDRQSLPYVVAVIKETLRFKPVTPFGVPRSCVNEITIDEKYFIPKGAQVIINYPSIFENEKYFKNANQFDPSRFLQTTTTNTASNEESSFNSNLAFIPFSIGPRNCVGMQFAQDELFLAFANIVLNFTIKSVDGKKIDETISYGVTLKPKTRFKVLLEKRLI, encoded by the exons ATGATAATGTTAATTAAAGTTTTCGTATTACTTCTTGTAGTTTATATTTTACACAATAGC tataaaaaatataagaaattagataaaaatgaattaaaaggaCCAACTCCAATTCCAGTTTTAGGAAATCTTCATCAGCTATCAAGCTTACCACACCGAGATTTATCTAAAATGACAAAAGATTATGGAGATATTTTCAGAGTTTGGTTTGCTGattt GTATACTGTAGTTATTTCAGATCCTGTTTTAATTCGTAAAATATATGTCGAAAATCACGAATCATTTAGAGATAGACCAAAAATTcct tcaatgAAATATGGTACATATTATCATGGTACAGCAGCATCAATGGGTGAAGATTGGGTTCGTAATAGAGGTATTGTTTCATCAGCAATgagaaaatcaaatattaaacatATTTATGaagtaattaataatcaagtTGATGTTTTAATGTCAACAATGAAAAAGTATGAAAAAAGATCAGAACCTTTTGAACCACGTTATTATATGACAAAGTATACAATGGCAGCAatgtttaaatatattttcaatgaAGATATTGGCGAAGATGAAGATATTCATACTGGAGAGATTCAGAAAATAATGGGACCAATGAATCAAGTTATGGAAGATTTTGGTACTGGttcattatttgatgttTTAGAGATTTCACAgacattttatttgaaatggtTAGAATTGACTGAAAAGAATTTCCCacttttattgaaattttttaatggtaGATATGAACAACATCTTGAAACCATTAAACCGGAATCACCAAGAGATCTATTAGACATTTTAATCAATGAATATGGCACGAACACCCATGATGATTACTTGAATATCGCATCAACAGTTTTAGATTTCTTTTTCGCTGGTACCGATACATCAAGTACAACATTGGAGTATTTATTCCTCATGATGGCAAACTATCCAGAGATTCAAGATAAAGTTCATCAAGAGGTCAAAtcatatttaaaacaaattggtAAAGATAAAGTTGAATTGAATGATAGACAATCATTACCATACGTCGTTGCAGTTATTAAAGAAACACTTAGATTCAAACCAGTTACACCATTTGGTGTACCACGATCTTGTGTAAATGAAATTACCATCGATGAAAAATACTTTATTCCAAAGGGTGCTCAAGTTATCATTAATTATCCATCAATTTTTGagaatgaaaaatattttaaaaatgcaaATCAATTTGATCCATCAAGATTCttacaaacaacaacaacaaatactgCATCAAATGAAGAATCTTCATTCAATTCAAATCTTGCATTCATTCCATTCAGTATTGGTCCAAGAAATTGTGTTGGTATGCAATTCGCTCAAGATGAATTGTTTTTAGCATTTGCCAATattgtattaaattttacaattaaatcaGTTGATGGTAAGAAAATTGATGAAACTATATCATATGGAGTAActttaaaaccaaaaactcgttttaaagttttacttgaaaaaagattaatttaa
- the gpaH gene encoding G-protein subunit alpha 8: MGCYQSRVQVEDKTNEQLDKYLVQAGKEGLLDFRILLLGAGESGKSTVVKQLKSIYKIQVDDDELHSYAVNIHKNTVLCMQVLLEAGETLGIELTDPETKKRAINVKSFQFEPEVKQMPVSIGLDIEELWRDEDIQKIWDRRSEYWFLDATPYYFENIQRFLDDDFVPTEEDCIMTRVRTTGISVTEFDEGPVHFRVVDVGGQRNERKKWIHCFDDVKALLFVVNLAGYDQVMFEDPSQNRMQESLTLFGQICNNPIFSETPTFLVLNKKDLFEQMIQKTDLSKCFPDYKGGSDVKTALEFIQMKYQQKIQESNKPLHTFHIAARYKKDIKYTWEEAKGILLEENKKVLMKATKDLKKSSKQSSKSSLGNSTQNNSNNNNNNNNSNNNNGQTTIDGATAKINS, encoded by the exons ATGGGTTGCTATCAATCACGTGTTCAAGTAGAAGATAAAACAAACGAACAATTAGATAAATATCTTGTACAAGCCGGTAAAGAGGGTTTGTTAGATTTTAGAATATTATTGTTGGGTGCTGGTGAAAGTGGTAAATCCACTGTtgtaaaacaattaaaatcaatatataaaattcaagtcgatgatgatgaattacaTAGTTATGCTGTAAATATTCATAAAAATACAGTACTTTGTATGCAAGTTTTATTAGAAGCTGGTGAAACTTTAGGTATTGAATTAACTGACCCCGAAACAAAG aaaagaGCAATTAATGTTAAATCATTCCAATTTGAACCAGAAGTTAAACAAATGCCAGTTAGTATAGGTTTAGATATTGAAGAATTATGGAGGGATGAAGATATTCAAAAGATTTGGGATAGAAGATCAGAATATTGGTTTTTAGATGCAACACCATATTATTTCGAAAATATTCAAAGATTTTTAGATGATGATTTCGTACCAACTGAAGAAGATTGTATTATGACACGTGTTAGAACTACAGGTATCTCTGTAACTGAATTTGATGAAGGTCCAGTTCATTTCcgtgttgttgatgttggtggtCAAAGAAATGAAAGAAAGAAATGGATTCATTGTTTTGATGATGTTAaagcattattatttgttgtaaaTTTAGCTGG ttatGATCAAGTTATGTTTGAAGATCCTTCACAAAATAGAATGCAAGAATCATTAACATTATTTGGacaaatttgtaataatCCAATATTTTCAGAGACCCCAACATTTTtggtattaaataaaaaagatttatttgaaCAAATGATTCAAAAAACTGATCTTAGTAAATGTTTCCCAGACTATAAGGGTGGTTCAGATGTAAAGACAGCATTGGAATTCATTCAAATGAAATATCAACAAAAGATTCAAGAATCAAATAAACCTTTACATACATTCCATATTGCTGCTCgttataaaaaagatattaaatacACATGGGAAGAAGCAAAAGGTATACTTTtagaagaaaataaaaaggttTTAATGAAAGCAAcaaaagatttaaagaaatcttCAAAACAATCAAGTAAATCATCTTTAGGTAATAGTActcaaaataatagtaataataacaataataataataatagtaataataataatggccAAACTACAATTGATGGTGCAACCGCCAAAAttaattcttaa
- the rps13 gene encoding 40S ribosomal protein S13 — MGRMHSNGKGISGSSLPYNRKPHAWTKPTASEVCETVCKLAKRGYTPSKIGSSLRDSLGVAQVKNVTGSKILRILKVNGLAPTIPEDLYHLIKKAVTINKHLQRARKDYDGKFHLRLVESRIHRLTRPYRKNGTLAPNWKYESNNASTLVA; from the exons ATGGGTCGTATGCATTCAAACGG tAAAGGTATCAGTGGTTCTTCATTACCATACAACAGAAAACCACATGCTTGGACTAAACCAACTGCCTCAGAAGTCTGTGAAACTGTCTGCAAATTAGCCAAGAGAGGTTATACTCCATCCAAAATTGGTTCATCTTTAAGAGATTCATTAGGTGTAGCCCAAGTTAAAAACGTCACCGGTAGCAAAATCTTACGTATCTTAAAGGTTAACGGTCTCGCCCCAACCATCCCAGAAGATTTATAccatttaatcaaaaaagcCGTCACCATCAACAAACATTTACAAAGAGCCCGTAAAGATTACGATGGTAAATTCCATTTACGTTTAGTTGAATCTCGTATCCACAGATTAACTCGTCCATACAGAAAGAACGGTACTTTAGCTCCAAACTGGAAATACGAATCTAACAACGCTTCAACTTTag TTGCTTAA
- the fut1 gene encoding hypothetical protein: protein MTTEKNPLKLTTNKVKLFILILLVFSFYLLVVNVFGDFSFEIKNSYADNYFNEKEVNESFSKCSKFKCKIEIHSEFSNEKAESAQAIIYFFSQYQESSNKIYNNTLKRYNPRQITIGWTMESGGLYRFEGDSNFIISNFNITVGYPRVNDFNKQTHIYVPYGPVEYSGSDSYAHSAKFDRIKEIPSKRNNSIVWISSNCWHEDYKRVYLMRSIMNITKVDSYGSCLNNIDFTDQDKLINSKHDQKMDVLKRYNFAIAFENSLCKDYITEKLWESLSVGTIPIYLGAPNIMEFLPDPDSIINVRDFKSVNDLVDYIKKVENDQNLRLKHLKWIKIKKWSKEFQNIYDESVNNLDPLCSICSKIASKKILIPKQSPFLAGNESNFTLPLLK, encoded by the exons ATGACAACAGAAAAAAACCCTCTCAAATTAACAAcaaataaagtaaaattatttatattaattttacttgttttttcattttatttattggttgTTAACGTTTTTGgtgatttttcatttgaaattaaaaatagttatg cagataattattttaatgaaaaagaagtAAATGAATCATTTAGTAAAtgttcaaaatttaaatgtaaaattgaaatacATTCGGagttttcaaatgaaaaagcGGAAAGTGCCCAAGCaataatttactttttttcaCAATATCAAGAGAGtagtaataaaatttataacaaTACattaaaaagatataatcCTAGGCAAATTACAATTGGATGGACAATGGAATCAGGTGGTCTTTATAGATTTGAAGGTGATTCTAATTTCataatatcaaattttaacATTACAGTAGGTTATCCAAGAGtgaatgattttaataaacaaacacATATATATGTTCCCTATGGTCCAGTTGAATACAGTGGTTCAGATTCATATGCTCACTCTGCTAAATTTGAtagaattaaagaaatacCATCAAAAAGGAATAATAGCATTGTTTGGATTTCAAGTAATTGTTGGCATGAAGATTACAAAAGAGTTTATTTAATGAGGAGTATAATGAATATTACCAAAGTAGATTCATATGGTagttgtttaaataatatagatTTCACTGACCAAGACAAATTAATCAACTCTAAACATGATCAAAAAATGGATGtattaaaaagatataattttGCTATTGCTTTTGAAAATAG TTTATGTAAAGATTATATCACTGAAAAATTATGGGAGAGTTTATCAGTTGGTACAATCCCTATTTATTTAGGTGCACCAAATATAATGGAATTCTTACCAGATCCAGattcaataataaatgttAGAGATTTTAAATCAGTTAATGATCTTGttgattatataaaaaaggtGGAAAATGACCAAAACCTTagattaaaacatttaaaatggataaaaataaaaaaatggtcAAAAGAATTCCAAAATATTTACGATGAATCTGTTAATAATTTGGACCCACTTTGTTCAATTTGTTCAAAAATtgcttcaaaaaaaatattaattcccAAACAATCCCCTTTTTTAGCTGGTAATGAAAGTAATTTTACTTTacctttattaaaataa
- a CDS encoding hypothetical protein (Similar to Dictyostelium discoideum (Slime mold). hypothetical 97.7 kDa protein), which translates to MYILNNIINNNENNLDYIENLFFKVFRNKYLRYNISRQLKLYQKINKFSSNEINSFNIDTLNNFPYREYLLDLHIGVFGLSVDPIEGTILLNKSQASHKCDYPIPENCIPSSVIRITINIDRAISKNVLPSNIVSLNFGYCFNQIIEPFTLPNTIETINFGYMFNQEINKDCLPKNLKTLYLGYSFDKTIGKAVLPNSLTSLKFSNNFNQPIESGTLPLGLTELIFGNKWNQRFKKNSIIIPPNVKILKLGYKFDQIIKPGTIPASVTDLCIQGQFNKPFLIGSIPNSVKKLTIEGKYNQCLKAGIIPSSVTNLCFSNSFNQPLYPGCIPMGITTLYIGNSFNQPLHKNSIPESVTSLTLGNSFNQPIIDVIPQSVKTLSISSLYNNHIISDTSKIPNSIETLIIAGKFNITLPNLFSNSKLILLK; encoded by the coding sequence atgtatatattgaataatattattaataataatgaaaataatttagattatattgaaaatttattttttaaagtttttagaaataaatatttaagatATAATATATCAagacaattaaaattatatcaaAAGATTAATAAATTCTCATCGAATGAGATTAATTCTTTCAATATTGATACTTTGAATAATTTTCCATATAGAGAATATTTATTAGATTTACATATTGGAGTATTTGGATTATCAGTTGATCCAATAGAGGGAACGATCTTATTAAACAAATCACAAGCAAGTCATAAATGCGATTATCCAATCCCAGAGAATTGTATTCCATCATCAGTTATTAGAAtaacaattaatattgatagaGCAATTTCAAAGAATGTATTACCATCTAATAtagtttcattaaattttggtTATTGTTTCAATCAAATTATTGAACCTTTCACTCTACCAAATACAATTGAAACCATTAACTTTGGATATATGTTTaatcaagaaattaataaagattgTCTcccaaaaaatttaaaaactttatacTTGGGTTACTCATTCGATAAAACAATTGGAAAGGCTGTTTTACCAAACTCATTAACCTCTttgaaattttcaaataatttcaatcaaCCCATTGAAAGTGGTACTCTACCATTAGGTTTGACTGAACTTatttttggtaataaatggaatcaaagatttaaaaaaaattcaattataataccaccaaatgtaaaaattttaaaactaggTTACAAATTTgatcaaattataaaaccAGGTACTATTCCAGCATCAGTTACTGATCTTTGTATTCAAGgtcaatttaataaaccattTCTAATTGGTAGTATTCCAAATTCAGTAAAGAAATTAACTATTGAAGGAAAATACAACCAATGTTTAAAAGCTGGAATCATTCCATCATCAGTTACAAACCTATGTTTttcaaatagttttaatCAACCACTTTATCCGGGTTGTATTCCAATGGGTATTACAACACTTTACATTGGTAATAGTTTTAATCAACCATTACATAAAAATAGTATTCCAGAATCAGTAACCTCATTAACATTAGGTAATTCTTTCAATCAACCAATTATTGATGTAATTCCACAATCTgttaaaactttatcaatatcttcactttataataatcatataATATCTGATACTTCAAAAAttccaaattcaattgaaacttTAATTATAGctggtaaatttaatatcactttaccaaatttattttcaaattcaaaattaattttattaaaatag